Proteins from a genomic interval of Pseudoalteromonas sp. MEBiC 03607:
- the tkt gene encoding transketolase: protein MTLPSSQSANAIRILAVDAVQQANSGHPGAPMGMADIAAVLWQNFHRHNPLNPDWSNRDRFVLSNGHGSMLQYALLHLSGYDVSIEDIKQFRQLHSKTPGHPEYGYTPGVETTTGPLGSGIANAVGMAIAEKTLAAQFNKPKFDIVDHFTYCFMGDGCLMEGISHEACSLAGTLGLGKLIAFWDDNGISIDGEVEGWFTDDTPARFEAYGWQVIRDVDGHDMNAIAGAIEAAQSNTTQPTLICCKTVIGFGSPNKSGSHDCHGAPLGHDEIAAVREQLNWPHPAFEVPQEVYNEWNNQAKGQELEGAWQQKFAAYSKAHPELAKEYTRRVLEKALPANFAELADEYIAKCQADMQNIATRKASQNAITFFANQLPELMGGSADLAGSNLTLWPEAKGLQDAADGNYVFYGVREFGMSAIMNGIALHGGFIPFGATFLMFMEYARNAVRMAALMKAQSIFVYTHDSIGQGEDGPTHQPIEQIANLRMTPNMTAWRPCDETETAVAWRQALLKETGPSSLIFSRQGTKAMARDAQQVADIAKGGYVLVDSEQAAELILIATGSEVELAVNAAAELTAQGKQVRVVSMPSTNQFDSQDKAYRQSVLPAGTPKIAVEAAHRDFWFKYVGQDGDVLGMDTFGESAPGAVLLEHFGFTVANLVAKANALLAE from the coding sequence ATGACTCTGCCTAGTTCTCAATCTGCAAATGCTATTCGCATACTTGCTGTCGATGCCGTTCAACAAGCTAACTCTGGCCACCCAGGTGCGCCTATGGGTATGGCTGATATTGCAGCGGTATTGTGGCAAAACTTTCACCGCCATAACCCATTAAACCCAGACTGGTCTAACCGTGACCGCTTTGTGTTATCAAATGGCCATGGTTCAATGCTGCAATATGCATTGTTACATTTAAGCGGTTATGACGTAAGCATCGAAGATATTAAGCAATTCCGTCAGCTTCACTCTAAAACACCGGGTCACCCAGAATATGGTTATACTCCGGGTGTTGAAACAACTACGGGCCCATTAGGTTCTGGTATTGCTAACGCAGTGGGTATGGCAATCGCTGAAAAAACCTTAGCAGCGCAATTCAATAAGCCAAAGTTTGATATTGTTGATCACTTCACTTACTGCTTTATGGGTGATGGCTGTTTAATGGAAGGTATCTCGCACGAAGCATGTTCGCTGGCAGGTACGTTAGGTCTAGGCAAGCTAATCGCATTTTGGGATGACAATGGCATCTCTATCGATGGTGAAGTAGAAGGTTGGTTCACCGACGATACACCTGCACGTTTTGAAGCTTACGGTTGGCAAGTTATCCGTGATGTTGATGGTCACGATATGAATGCAATTGCGGGTGCAATCGAAGCGGCACAAAGCAACACTACGCAACCAACACTAATTTGTTGTAAAACAGTGATTGGTTTTGGCTCGCCAAATAAATCAGGTAGCCACGACTGTCACGGCGCACCACTTGGTCACGACGAAATCGCCGCTGTACGTGAGCAGCTAAACTGGCCGCACCCTGCATTTGAAGTTCCACAAGAGGTTTATAACGAGTGGAATAATCAAGCGAAAGGCCAAGAACTTGAAGGTGCATGGCAGCAAAAATTTGCAGCTTATAGCAAAGCACACCCTGAACTTGCAAAAGAATATACACGCCGTGTTCTTGAAAAAGCATTACCAGCTAACTTCGCTGAATTAGCTGATGAGTACATTGCTAAATGCCAAGCCGACATGCAAAACATTGCGACACGTAAAGCATCACAAAATGCGATCACCTTCTTTGCTAACCAGCTTCCTGAACTAATGGGTGGCTCTGCCGACCTTGCTGGTTCTAACTTAACCTTATGGCCAGAAGCAAAAGGTTTACAAGATGCTGCTGATGGTAACTACGTGTTCTATGGCGTACGTGAGTTTGGTATGAGCGCAATCATGAATGGTATTGCATTACATGGTGGCTTTATTCCATTTGGCGCAACCTTCTTAATGTTTATGGAATACGCACGTAATGCTGTACGTATGGCTGCATTAATGAAAGCACAGAGCATTTTTGTGTATACCCATGATTCAATCGGTCAAGGTGAAGATGGCCCAACTCACCAACCAATCGAGCAAATCGCTAACCTTCGCATGACACCAAATATGACTGCATGGCGTCCGTGTGATGAAACTGAAACTGCGGTAGCTTGGCGCCAAGCGTTATTAAAAGAAACCGGTCCAAGTTCACTGATCTTCAGCCGTCAGGGTACAAAAGCGATGGCACGTGATGCACAGCAAGTTGCTGACATTGCTAAAGGGGGTTATGTACTTGTTGATAGCGAACAAGCTGCAGAGCTTATTCTTATTGCAACGGGTTCTGAGGTAGAGCTAGCTGTGAATGCTGCTGCTGAATTAACAGCACAAGGCAAGCAAGTTCGCGTTGTATCTATGCCATCAACGAATCAGTTTGACAGCCAAGACAAAGCATACCGTCAAAGCGTGCTACCAGCGGGTACACCAAAGATTGCTGTTGAAGCTGCGCACCGTGACTTCTGGTTCAAGTATGTTGGCCAAGATGGTGATGTACTAGGCATGGACACATTTGGTGAGTCAGCGCCTGGTGCCGTATTGCTTGAGCATTTTGGTTTCACAGTGGCAAATCTAGTTGCAAAAGCAAATGCATTACTTGCTGAATAA
- a CDS encoding S41 family peptidase encodes MKKLTTLALAMAATLAPWASAYETKDTRLLRFPDIHNQNVTFVYGGDIYIANTQTGESKRLTDHVGFETFPKFSPDGKRIAFAAEYNGSRQIYVINSDGSGLKQLTYYNDVGPMPPRGGFDYRVLDWTPDGKNVVFRANRTPWGKRMGRPYMVPADGGLEQPLAIPETGGGMLSPDGSKYVYTPIDREFRTWKRTRGGRAQDVWVYDLKNNTSEQLTSNRATDQQPTWVGDNIYFVSDRDYTLNLYQYQKGAEPKKLTNHKDFDVLWPSAGPNAVVYENGGYLYRFDPKTQKSTKLSINIAGVRQYAMPYTKNVSDFIDSMSISHDGKRALFTARGELFSVPVKQGPTRNLSYTAKGREIDASWSPNGRYIAYMSDESGEYEIYLKDRSDNNATKQLTSNGTIWRFTPIWSPDSSKLLFADKNHTLWWIDAKSGKQHKIDTSIYDEEGIRQYTWSPNSEDIVYVKNNENRYASLWHYNIDKKKVTRLTDEMTNEQNPTFSPDGQYLYFSSERDFNLAFSSYEFDYMFNRATRIYAAAVNDSIKPLIALQSDETAIVSDKQKDDDKKNSNTLQSSDFMQRVTALNAPAGDYRSLTAVKDGVLTLANGGLQLIGTAHDSELETVAKGVSSYTISSNGEHLLVHAGNDYSLIEPKAKQDLAANKLDLSNMTLKIEPQIEWQQMYVEGWRTLRDWFYDENHHGQDWDAILAKYQPMADAISHRSDLDYILSEIAGEINSGHIYVQSGDMPKAERKKHGLLGAKLASDPSGYVKIEQIFQGENWHEDFRSPLGTTGVKAHNGDYIIAVNGRSVKDVANFYELLENTQGEQVELVLNSKPRSKGAWQVTVKPVASEQGLRYLDWVNSRAAYVDKLSNGRIGYVHLPNTAYEGNRAMFKNYMPQTTKDAMIIDDRYNGGGFIPEHMITWLARKPLNYWKRRGVEPTKTPQFAHDGPKAMLINGYSSSGGDAIPYYFRQAGLGKLIGTRTWGGLIGISGNPSLVDGGQVIAATFRILDNDGNWIIENEGVTPDIKVVDRPELIYQGKDPSIERAVEELLKELKDNPKKPLTVPPAPTDF; translated from the coding sequence ATGAAAAAACTAACAACGTTGGCACTGGCCATGGCTGCGACACTGGCACCTTGGGCATCAGCTTACGAAACTAAAGATACGCGCTTATTGCGCTTTCCAGATATTCATAATCAAAATGTTACCTTTGTATACGGTGGTGATATTTACATTGCTAATACGCAAACAGGCGAGAGCAAACGCTTAACCGACCATGTTGGCTTTGAAACCTTTCCGAAGTTTTCACCTGACGGTAAACGCATTGCCTTTGCAGCCGAATACAATGGCAGCCGCCAAATTTATGTAATTAACAGCGATGGTTCTGGCTTAAAACAACTCACTTACTACAACGATGTTGGCCCAATGCCACCACGCGGTGGTTTTGATTATCGTGTTCTCGATTGGACACCTGATGGCAAAAATGTGGTATTTCGTGCTAACCGCACACCGTGGGGTAAACGTATGGGTCGTCCATACATGGTGCCTGCTGACGGTGGCCTTGAGCAGCCTCTTGCTATCCCTGAAACGGGCGGCGGTATGCTTTCGCCAGATGGTAGCAAATATGTTTACACCCCGATTGACCGTGAATTTCGTACTTGGAAACGCACCCGAGGCGGTCGCGCACAAGATGTTTGGGTTTACGATCTAAAAAACAATACCTCAGAGCAGCTAACCAGTAACCGCGCTACCGATCAGCAACCAACCTGGGTTGGCGACAACATTTACTTTGTATCTGACCGTGATTACACCCTTAACCTGTATCAGTACCAAAAAGGCGCTGAGCCTAAGAAGCTAACCAACCATAAAGACTTTGACGTACTGTGGCCATCAGCTGGCCCAAATGCTGTTGTTTATGAAAATGGTGGTTACCTTTATCGCTTTGACCCAAAAACTCAAAAAAGCACTAAGCTGAGCATTAACATTGCTGGTGTGCGTCAATACGCAATGCCGTACACAAAAAATGTGAGTGACTTTATCGATTCAATGTCGATTTCTCATGATGGTAAACGTGCACTCTTTACTGCCCGCGGTGAGCTATTTAGCGTACCGGTTAAACAAGGCCCAACACGTAATTTATCTTACACAGCAAAAGGCCGCGAGATTGACGCAAGCTGGTCGCCAAATGGTCGTTATATTGCTTATATGAGCGATGAAAGCGGCGAATACGAAATTTACTTAAAAGATCGCAGCGACAACAATGCCACTAAGCAGCTAACCAGCAACGGCACTATTTGGCGTTTTACACCAATTTGGTCACCTGATAGCTCAAAACTGTTATTTGCAGATAAGAACCACACACTCTGGTGGATAGACGCAAAATCAGGTAAACAGCACAAAATTGATACCAGCATCTACGATGAAGAAGGTATTCGCCAGTATACTTGGTCACCAAATAGCGAAGACATTGTGTATGTAAAAAACAATGAAAACCGCTATGCCTCACTGTGGCACTACAATATTGATAAAAAGAAAGTGACTCGCTTAACGGATGAAATGACCAATGAGCAAAACCCAACTTTCTCTCCTGATGGTCAATATCTGTACTTCAGCTCTGAGCGCGACTTTAACTTAGCCTTTAGCAGCTACGAGTTTGACTACATGTTTAATCGTGCAACGCGTATTTATGCCGCTGCCGTAAATGACAGTATCAAACCACTTATCGCACTACAAAGTGATGAAACAGCGATCGTCAGCGATAAACAAAAAGATGACGATAAGAAAAACAGTAATACCCTGCAAAGCAGCGACTTTATGCAGCGCGTTACCGCTTTAAATGCGCCAGCTGGAGATTATCGCAGTTTAACGGCTGTAAAAGATGGCGTGCTAACACTGGCTAATGGCGGCCTACAATTAATAGGCACAGCTCACGACAGCGAGCTTGAAACTGTGGCTAAAGGGGTAAGCAGCTATACTATTTCGAGTAATGGTGAACACCTGTTAGTGCATGCGGGTAACGATTACAGCTTAATTGAGCCAAAAGCAAAACAAGACCTAGCAGCGAATAAGCTAGATCTTAGTAACATGACCTTAAAAATTGAGCCACAAATCGAATGGCAGCAAATGTATGTTGAAGGCTGGCGTACATTACGTGATTGGTTCTACGACGAGAACCATCACGGCCAAGATTGGGACGCAATTTTAGCCAAGTATCAACCTATGGCTGATGCTATCTCACACCGTAGTGACTTAGATTACATTCTCAGTGAAATCGCAGGTGAAATTAACTCAGGCCACATTTATGTGCAGTCGGGTGATATGCCTAAAGCAGAGCGTAAAAAGCACGGCTTATTAGGTGCAAAACTTGCCAGCGATCCATCTGGATACGTAAAAATTGAGCAAATCTTCCAAGGCGAAAACTGGCATGAAGACTTCCGCTCACCACTTGGTACAACAGGGGTAAAAGCACATAACGGCGACTACATCATTGCCGTAAATGGCCGCTCAGTAAAAGACGTAGCTAACTTCTACGAATTGCTAGAGAACACCCAAGGTGAGCAAGTTGAGCTAGTTCTTAACAGTAAACCGCGCAGCAAAGGTGCATGGCAAGTTACCGTTAAGCCTGTAGCGAGCGAACAAGGTTTGCGTTATTTAGATTGGGTTAACTCTCGTGCAGCCTACGTTGATAAGCTATCAAATGGCCGTATTGGTTATGTTCACTTACCAAATACAGCCTACGAAGGTAACCGCGCCATGTTCAAAAACTACATGCCGCAAACCACCAAAGACGCCATGATTATTGATGACCGATACAATGGCGGCGGCTTTATTCCTGAGCACATGATCACCTGGCTTGCCCGTAAACCGCTTAATTATTGGAAGCGCCGTGGTGTTGAGCCAACTAAAACACCACAATTTGCTCATGATGGTCCAAAAGCCATGCTGATCAATGGTTACTCAAGTTCAGGCGGTGACGCTATTCCTTACTACTTCCGCCAAGCAGGGTTAGGTAAGCTCATTGGTACCCGTACTTGGGGTGGATTAATTGGTATTTCAGGTAATCCAAGCCTTGTCGATGGCGGCCAAGTTATCGCGGCCACATTCCGCATTTTAGATAACGATGGCAACTGGATCATCGAAAACGAAGGTGTCACCCCTGATATCAAGGTTGTTGATCGCCCAGAGTTAATCTACCAAGGTAAAGATCCATCGATTGAACGTGCCGTAGAAGAGCTATTAAAAGAGCTAAAAGACAACCCGAAAAAGCCACTCACCGTGCCACCAGCACCGACTGACTTTTAA
- a CDS encoding heparan-alpha-glucosaminide N-acetyltransferase domain-containing protein encodes MTSEQVKSRIHSIDIMRGVVILLMLLDHVRERFFLHMQVADPMVVDTTSPGLFWSRFAAHFCAPTFIFLTGLSAWLYSHPASGVARSARSFLIKRGLFLIALEVTLICFSWMGYYHTIWLQVMWAIGLCMLVLALLIKLPRNLLLVLGLIIVFGHNLLTPISFTPDEFGYSLWTILHDRGYLSQGGLIDVKISYPVLPWIGVILLGYCAGPLYAHTQAADSRKRALLLLALLCVGLFALLRGFNIYGETLPWQTFSTTTETMMSVFNVTKYPPSLSFLLITLAGMFVGLWLFERPLNRFTNALRVYGSVPMFFYIFHLYVLLFMYQIGMLIWGANQGQYLGVSDISSIWFITLLLAIGLYWPTKKFSEYKRKANKPWLKYL; translated from the coding sequence ATGACTTCTGAGCAAGTTAAAAGCCGTATTCACAGTATCGACATCATGCGTGGTGTCGTTATTCTGCTGATGTTACTTGATCACGTGCGAGAGCGGTTTTTCTTGCACATGCAGGTGGCCGATCCCATGGTGGTTGATACCACTTCGCCGGGGCTTTTTTGGAGCCGCTTTGCTGCGCACTTTTGTGCGCCAACCTTTATCTTTTTAACCGGTTTGTCGGCGTGGCTTTATAGTCACCCAGCAAGTGGTGTGGCGCGCTCGGCTCGAAGCTTTTTAATCAAGCGAGGGCTTTTTTTAATCGCTCTCGAAGTGACCCTGATTTGTTTTTCGTGGATGGGTTACTACCACACAATATGGCTGCAAGTGATGTGGGCGATTGGTCTATGTATGCTGGTGTTAGCATTACTGATTAAGCTGCCACGCAATCTATTGTTAGTACTTGGTTTGATTATTGTATTTGGCCATAATTTACTGACCCCAATCAGCTTTACGCCCGATGAGTTTGGCTACTCGCTGTGGACGATTTTGCATGACCGAGGCTATCTATCACAAGGCGGTTTAATCGACGTCAAAATTAGCTACCCAGTGCTGCCTTGGATTGGCGTAATTTTATTGGGTTACTGTGCAGGCCCTTTATATGCGCACACTCAAGCGGCAGATTCGCGTAAACGAGCATTGCTGCTGTTAGCGCTGTTATGTGTGGGGTTATTTGCGCTGCTGCGTGGTTTTAATATTTATGGTGAAACCTTGCCGTGGCAAACGTTTAGCACCACAACCGAAACCATGATGTCGGTATTTAACGTGACTAAGTACCCACCGTCACTGAGCTTTTTGCTGATCACGTTAGCAGGCATGTTTGTTGGCTTATGGTTATTTGAAAGACCACTTAACCGCTTTACGAATGCGCTGCGAGTGTATGGCTCTGTGCCTATGTTTTTTTATATTTTCCACCTGTATGTACTGCTATTTATGTATCAAATAGGCATGCTGATCTGGGGGGCAAATCAAGGGCAATACTTAGGAGTCAGTGATATATCTAGTATTTGGTTTATTACTTTATTGCTGGCAATAGGACTTTATTGGCCAACCAAGAAGTTTAGTGAATACAAGCGTAAGGCTAATAAGCCTTGGTTAAAGTATTTATAA
- a CDS encoding DUF3297 family protein: MTDTQKPELPNQLSINPRSKFYVEEVFEHEIGVKLNGKERFDVEEYNISEGWIKIASPKALDRRGQPLLLKVKGTVEVFYK, encoded by the coding sequence ATGACTGATACACAAAAACCAGAATTACCAAACCAACTTTCTATCAACCCACGTAGTAAATTTTATGTGGAAGAAGTTTTCGAGCATGAAATTGGTGTAAAACTTAACGGCAAAGAGCGTTTTGACGTTGAAGAATATAATATCAGCGAAGGCTGGATCAAAATCGCTTCTCCAAAAGCGCTAGATCGCCGCGGCCAACCTTTACTATTAAAAGTAAAAGGCACTGTAGAAGTATTCTACAAGTAA
- a CDS encoding energy transducer TonB yields the protein MNKIIFSFSLICLSASTLANPDLSRKFPFVDIQAQVLDTTTNTPSWQRLPPMTHVQYPTGLLNRQGSGCAVVNFQVTPEGNVKNLNIENSAPKRFSKEVRKAARQIVRDWHWPERTDEQVIELTMRFDYCLTHDFDKKSEAVAMCVEHSEQACE from the coding sequence ATGAATAAAATTATTTTTTCATTCTCACTTATCTGTTTATCAGCAAGTACGCTTGCAAACCCAGACTTATCTCGTAAATTTCCATTTGTAGATATTCAAGCGCAAGTTCTCGATACCACTACGAATACGCCTAGTTGGCAACGGCTGCCACCAATGACTCATGTACAGTACCCAACGGGACTGCTAAATCGACAAGGCAGTGGCTGTGCAGTTGTCAACTTTCAGGTAACACCAGAAGGCAACGTAAAAAACCTTAATATCGAAAACTCAGCACCTAAGCGTTTTAGTAAAGAAGTAAGAAAAGCTGCAAGACAAATAGTGAGAGACTGGCATTGGCCTGAACGCACCGATGAACAGGTGATTGAGTTAACCATGCGTTTTGACTACTGCTTAACACACGACTTCGATAAAAAGAGTGAAGCCGTAGCCATGTGTGTTGAACATTCAGAACAAGCCTGCGAGTAA
- a CDS encoding serine hydrolase domain-containing protein has protein sequence MLKHRIARSLISLPLLMAAHVSSAAELPQAIDAAFQSAVSAKTVPGITVAVADKSGVIAAKGYGFADIENQVLMSPEHKVRIGSVSKLIATAALMRLYDKGLISLDKPVTDYVTNWPEKHAALTLRQLASHTAGIRHYKKGANEFLLNKWYGDIDSALAMFKDDPLLFEPGTKQQYSTFAWTLVSAAMEGADPKRNFREIIEQEVFAPLKLNDIYFDEQFTLIPHRARPYSIDQGRLINSPQTDHSYKWAGGGFIATPSDIVKFAVAHTQGNYLKATTVDEMFSPATLNNGEQVDFGIGWMTGFKNYQQREKYQHDTELQALMADMPHAVMHSGGSMGGITMTIMCVDHQRAVTVVKNVNGDNSADVFALALQTLSYYHQDH, from the coding sequence ATGCTCAAACACCGAATAGCTCGCTCACTCATCAGCCTACCTCTATTGATGGCTGCCCATGTAAGTAGCGCAGCTGAACTACCACAAGCGATTGATGCTGCGTTTCAATCGGCGGTGAGTGCGAAAACGGTGCCGGGCATTACTGTCGCGGTGGCCGATAAATCAGGAGTAATCGCCGCAAAGGGTTATGGTTTTGCCGATATCGAAAACCAAGTTTTAATGAGTCCCGAGCATAAGGTTCGCATTGGCAGTGTCTCTAAACTTATTGCCACAGCTGCTTTGATGCGCCTTTACGACAAGGGGTTGATTAGCTTAGACAAACCTGTAACCGACTATGTAACTAACTGGCCAGAAAAACATGCCGCTTTAACACTGCGCCAACTCGCGTCACATACAGCAGGGATCCGCCATTACAAAAAAGGCGCCAATGAATTTTTACTCAACAAATGGTATGGCGATATTGATAGCGCTTTAGCCATGTTTAAAGATGATCCCCTGCTGTTTGAGCCGGGCACCAAACAGCAGTATTCAACATTCGCTTGGACATTAGTAAGCGCTGCGATGGAAGGCGCTGATCCGAAACGCAACTTTAGAGAAATTATCGAACAAGAAGTCTTCGCGCCACTTAAGTTAAACGACATATATTTTGATGAGCAGTTTACCCTGATCCCACATCGTGCAAGACCTTATAGCATTGATCAGGGCCGTTTAATTAACTCACCGCAGACCGATCACAGCTATAAATGGGCAGGCGGTGGCTTTATTGCAACACCAAGTGATATCGTCAAGTTTGCAGTAGCTCACACGCAGGGCAATTACCTAAAAGCAACCACCGTGGATGAAATGTTTAGCCCAGCCACACTCAATAATGGTGAACAGGTCGATTTTGGTATCGGTTGGATGACTGGTTTCAAAAACTATCAACAAAGAGAAAAATACCAACATGATACTGAACTACAAGCCTTGATGGCCGACATGCCACACGCGGTAATGCACTCTGGCGGTAGTATGGGTGGCATTACCATGACCATTATGTGTGTTGATCATCAACGCGCGGTGACTGTAGTTAAAAACGTTAATGGTGATAACAGCGCAGATGTATTTGCGCTTGCCCTACAAACCCTAAGCTATTATCACCAAGACCATTGA
- a CDS encoding TonB-dependent siderophore receptor, whose protein sequence is MKYSTLSLALAAAFAANTYAADNSDIETITIEHKQAFRGDIPTKDLPQSITTLSKDMLTDNGITKFRDALDFSASISRKNNGGALWDSYSIRGLSGNENMPSGYLVNGFSGGRGFAGPRDVSNIEYIEVLKGPGSALYGRSEPGGTVNIITKKPQFYQQGQLQAELGSDDHKRIQGDYTNGLSDDLAFRINGAWQDSDSFRDYVHHDKFVITPSLYYQINDNSSLTYEFEYVDQQQMYDRGIVVLNGDFDTVPESRFLGNPNDAPTKVHSRGHQLNYSNDLNQDWSLLLGASYRTATLTGYSSDAELSPSRQSLFDDGRTLTRQHRYRDYESDDLSLRFELSGHFDVAGITNHVLIGVDGYDYELRTGLYRYRGGNGTYTIDIYEPEYSTTEGPEVGMQYENNEQQNAYGIYLQDQLDLTDNLKVMLGLRFDEIEQDIFETKSGVASNSKENRISPRFGVVYALNDDINLYSSYSEGFLPLSGTDAEGKPFGFEESDSFEVGVKFSYANISGTLAYFDASKSNMLVADPVNVGYSAPVGKANSTGFELDLTGSLGDNIEYTLSYAYVDAETATDSINVDWLVPIPKGSPLVNVPKNNLSIGLNHDLSVFAQDIKIGGHYQYVSDRLGDPADLTFRLPSYQTVGLFAKWRATERATVSLNVDNVFDEQYIASSYNALWAYPGAPTQFKLGLSYDF, encoded by the coding sequence ATGAAGTACTCAACTCTTAGTTTAGCCTTAGCTGCGGCGTTTGCAGCGAATACATATGCAGCTGATAACAGCGATATAGAAACGATCACCATTGAGCATAAACAAGCGTTCCGTGGTGATATTCCAACAAAAGATTTACCACAGTCGATCACCACATTAAGTAAAGACATGCTCACCGATAACGGTATCACTAAGTTTCGTGACGCACTGGATTTTTCTGCCAGTATCAGCCGTAAAAATAATGGCGGGGCGCTGTGGGATAGCTACTCAATACGTGGTTTGTCGGGTAACGAAAATATGCCGTCTGGATATTTAGTTAATGGCTTTAGTGGTGGTCGCGGTTTTGCTGGCCCGCGTGATGTATCAAATATTGAATACATCGAAGTATTAAAAGGGCCGGGCTCGGCACTCTATGGCCGTTCGGAGCCGGGTGGCACAGTAAACATTATTACTAAAAAGCCACAGTTTTATCAGCAAGGGCAACTTCAAGCCGAGTTAGGTAGCGATGATCACAAGCGTATTCAAGGTGATTACACTAATGGTCTAAGCGATGATTTAGCATTTAGAATCAATGGTGCATGGCAAGATAGCGACAGCTTTAGAGACTATGTTCACCATGACAAATTCGTCATTACTCCTTCGCTTTATTATCAAATTAACGATAACTCATCACTGACCTATGAGTTTGAGTATGTTGACCAACAGCAAATGTATGACCGCGGTATTGTGGTGCTAAATGGTGATTTTGATACCGTGCCTGAATCGCGCTTTTTAGGTAATCCAAATGATGCGCCAACTAAGGTGCACTCACGCGGTCATCAATTAAATTACAGCAACGATCTAAACCAAGATTGGAGTTTGTTATTAGGTGCCAGTTACCGTACTGCAACGTTAACGGGTTATTCGTCAGATGCTGAGCTTTCACCATCACGTCAGTCATTATTTGATGATGGTAGAACTTTAACTCGCCAGCACAGATATCGTGACTATGAGTCTGATGATTTATCGCTGCGTTTTGAATTAAGCGGTCACTTTGATGTTGCCGGTATCACCAACCATGTACTGATTGGTGTTGATGGTTACGATTATGAGCTGCGCACTGGGCTTTATCGCTACCGTGGTGGTAATGGCACTTACACCATTGATATTTATGAGCCAGAGTACAGCACTACTGAAGGCCCTGAAGTGGGCATGCAGTACGAAAATAACGAACAGCAAAATGCGTACGGTATTTACCTGCAAGACCAACTAGATCTAACCGATAACTTAAAAGTGATGTTAGGTCTGCGTTTTGATGAAATTGAACAAGATATTTTTGAGACTAAGTCTGGTGTGGCATCAAACAGCAAAGAAAACCGCATTAGTCCACGTTTTGGTGTGGTTTACGCACTTAATGACGACATTAACCTTTACTCAAGCTATTCAGAAGGATTTTTACCACTAAGTGGCACCGATGCTGAGGGTAAGCCATTTGGTTTTGAAGAAAGTGACTCGTTTGAAGTGGGTGTTAAGTTTAGTTACGCCAATATCAGCGGTACGCTTGCTTATTTTGATGCAAGTAAGAGCAATATGCTGGTGGCAGATCCAGTAAATGTGGGTTATTCAGCACCTGTTGGTAAAGCAAATAGCACAGGTTTTGAGTTAGACTTAACAGGGTCATTGGGTGATAACATTGAGTACACCCTATCCTATGCTTATGTTGATGCCGAAACTGCCACAGACAGCATAAATGTTGATTGGTTAGTGCCAATTCCTAAAGGCAGCCCACTTGTGAACGTACCGAAGAATAATCTTTCGATTGGCTTAAACCATGACCTAAGTGTATTTGCACAAGACATAAAGATTGGCGGTCATTATCAATATGTGTCTGACCGTTTAGGTGACCCTGCTGATTTAACCTTCCGATTACCTAGCTATCAAACCGTTGGTTTATTTGCTAAATGGCGAGCGACTGAACGTGCAACTGTGTCACTGAATGTTGATAACGTGTTTGATGAGCAGTATATCGCCAGCTCTTACAATGCATTGTGGGCCTACCCGGGTGCGCCAACACAATTCAAATTAGGTTTAAGCTATGACTTCTGA